A stretch of the Nitrosopumilus sp. genome encodes the following:
- a CDS encoding 6-carboxytetrahydropterin synthase — MTASPTILDSDFRYIDKKGNLLKTRTELTVAQMLTFLEEEYQYNHKIILKNGIEVSVDFKTEKGLIEVIDTDEDIEKYKQIKEDFPQEKVMAIGHAKYVAQIKELQDVVFYDKTPQTGSIFLEDASFSFDYAHILPLVEKCSILHGHTSSVMVELVGQMKDNLLLDFGEAKKIIKEVVNVFDHKFFINRKYLKKEDDSHYHIQFEGPKGMFELQVPKNTTYLLEGEATVENLSSEIIKLLAPKMPSNVEAVGVYIYEGYNKGSHIISNISR, encoded by the coding sequence ATGACAGCAAGTCCGACAATTTTAGATTCAGATTTTAGATATATCGATAAAAAGGGTAATTTGCTCAAAACGAGAACGGAATTAACAGTAGCTCAAATGTTAACATTTCTTGAAGAGGAATACCAATACAATCACAAGATCATATTAAAAAATGGAATTGAGGTCTCAGTAGATTTTAAAACAGAAAAAGGATTGATCGAAGTAATTGATACTGATGAAGATATTGAAAAATACAAGCAAATCAAAGAAGACTTTCCTCAAGAAAAAGTAATGGCAATAGGTCATGCAAAATACGTTGCACAGATTAAAGAATTACAAGATGTGGTATTTTATGATAAAACACCACAAACGGGTTCAATATTTTTAGAAGATGCGTCTTTCTCATTTGATTATGCACATATTCTTCCATTGGTTGAGAAATGTTCTATTTTACATGGACATACATCTTCGGTAATGGTTGAACTTGTAGGGCAGATGAAAGATAACTTACTTTTAGATTTTGGAGAGGCTAAAAAAATCATTAAAGAAGTTGTAAATGTATTTGATCATAAATTTTTTATCAACAGAAAATATCTAAAGAAAGAAGACGATTCACATTACCACATTCAATTTGAAGGTCCTAAAGGAATGTTTGAATTACAAGTTCCAAAGAACACAACTTATCTTTTAGAAGGAGAAGCTACAGTAGAGAATCTGTCAAGTGAGATTATAAAATTATTAGCACCAAAAATGCCATCTAATGTAGAAGCAGTAGGTGTTTACATCTATGAAGGTTACAATAAAGGGTCTCACATCATTTCAAATATTTCAAGATAA
- a CDS encoding 4a-hydroxytetrahydrobiopterin dehydratase codes for MRLSQTEIDEQLKNLPGWSIVNEKLHKEFKFENFNQAFGFMTRAAMEIEKMNHHPEWFNVYNRITIELTTHDAGGITKNDINLAKILNSLA; via the coding sequence ATGCGATTATCACAAACAGAAATTGATGAACAATTAAAGAATTTGCCAGGTTGGAGCATTGTTAACGAAAAATTACATAAGGAATTTAAATTTGAAAATTTTAACCAAGCATTTGGTTTTATGACTAGAGCAGCTATGGAGATTGAAAAAATGAATCATCATCCAGAATGGTTTAATGTATACAATCGAATCACTATAGAATTAACTACTCATGATGCTGGAGGAATAACAAAAAATGACATCAATCTTGCCAAAATCCTAAATTCTTTAGCATAG
- a CDS encoding asparagine synthase C-terminal domain-containing protein: MNELNKKLLENIKNSISETVPKKKIGIAFSGGVDSTLISKICYSMNYDIVLLTIGFSESHDILFAKQVNEYLKYPHHILEIDSKPFPDVSLKIKQKIQTENLSWNENCIAFYYVSKLANRLELDTVITANGIDELFCGYNAYREAFSEGESKIHEVMIAKLNNELEMMKAVNLIASEFGVKILQPLLSSKFIEYAKTIPISEKIHDSEDLYRKHIIRKLASDIKVPELSCTKRKKALQYGSKIHKALLKTR, from the coding sequence ATGAATGAATTGAATAAAAAATTACTTGAAAATATTAAAAATTCTATTTCCGAGACTGTTCCTAAAAAGAAAATCGGAATTGCATTTTCAGGAGGTGTAGATAGTACATTAATTTCAAAAATCTGCTACAGTATGAATTATGATATTGTTTTATTGACAATTGGATTTTCTGAATCACATGATATTTTATTTGCAAAGCAAGTCAATGAATATCTAAAATACCCTCATCATATTCTAGAGATTGATTCTAAACCTTTTCCTGATGTTTCTTTAAAAATTAAACAAAAAATACAAACCGAAAATTTATCTTGGAATGAAAACTGTATTGCATTTTATTATGTTTCTAAACTGGCAAATAGATTAGAACTTGATACTGTAATTACAGCTAATGGTATAGATGAATTATTTTGTGGCTATAACGCCTATAGAGAAGCATTTTCAGAAGGAGAATCTAAAATTCATGAGGTAATGATTGCAAAATTAAACAATGAATTAGAAATGATGAAGGCCGTAAATCTCATCGCATCTGAATTTGGAGTAAAAATACTTCAACCTTTACTTTCTTCAAAATTTATAGAGTATGCAAAAACTATCCCAATATCTGAAAAAATTCATGATTCTGAAGATTTGTACCGAAAACACATTATAAGAAAATTAGCAAGTGACATTAAAGTTCCAGAACTTTCTTGCACAAAACGAAAGAAGGCATTACAATATGGATCAAAAATTCATAAAGCCTTGCTAAAAACTAGATGA